One window of the Rubrobacter aplysinae genome contains the following:
- a CDS encoding metallophosphoesterase family protein, producing the protein MRIVQMSDIHTGSSLFSPELLESAIQETNSFAPDLVAVAGDLTTEGHRWEFEEAKGYLDRLECPNVVVIMGNHDAQNVGYRHFEDLFGARARSMTIPIEEGEAKLVALDSTKPDLSEGEVGRENYAWLDSEFRGWDRGPRILVVHHHILAVPGTGRDRNNLRDAGDVMAILRELKVDMVLSGHRHVPYVWSISGVRVIHSGTVSSLRTRGIVEPSYNVIDFGSESVRVNLRLPGRGEEPFARFSRQAVTTSEVFPELERFVRYDLDPVRD; encoded by the coding sequence GTGCGAATCGTTCAGATGTCGGACATACATACGGGATCTTCGTTGTTCAGCCCCGAGCTGCTGGAGTCGGCGATACAGGAGACGAACTCCTTTGCGCCGGACCTCGTCGCGGTGGCCGGGGACCTCACCACCGAGGGGCATCGCTGGGAGTTCGAGGAGGCGAAAGGTTACCTCGACCGCCTGGAGTGCCCGAACGTGGTCGTGATCATGGGCAACCACGACGCGCAGAACGTCGGCTACCGGCACTTCGAGGACCTCTTCGGGGCTCGGGCGCGGTCCATGACCATACCCATCGAGGAAGGCGAGGCGAAGCTGGTCGCGCTGGACTCCACCAAGCCGGATCTCTCCGAGGGCGAGGTCGGACGTGAGAATTACGCGTGGCTGGATTCGGAGTTCCGGGGCTGGGACCGGGGACCGAGGATACTCGTGGTCCACCACCACATCCTCGCCGTGCCCGGCACCGGCCGCGACCGCAACAACCTGCGCGACGCGGGCGACGTGATGGCCATCCTGCGGGAGCTAAAGGTGGACATGGTCCTATCCGGCCACCGGCACGTCCCCTACGTGTGGAGCATCTCGGGCGTGCGCGTGATCCACTCCGGCACGGTCTCCAGCCTGAGGACGCGGGGCATCGTGGAGCCGTCCTACAACGTCATAGACTTCGGCTCCGAGAGTGTGCGGGTCAACCTCCGGCTGCCGGGCAGGGGAGAGGAGCCGTTCGCCCGATTCTCCCGGCAGGCTGTCACGACCAGCGAGGTCTTCCCGGAGCTCGAACGCTTCGTCCGCTACGATCTGGATCCCGTACGCGACTGA